The sequence below is a genomic window from Chloroflexota bacterium.
CCAAAGCCGCAGCCGCACGTCCAGGGTGTCAGCGCCGAATCCGGCCAATGCCGAAATCACCAATCCAATCCCTACCGCAAGGCCGACCAGCGGCGCCAGCCAGCGGCCCAGAAACGGACGCGCCGCGCCCCAGGCGAGCTGGGCCAGGGCCGCCGCTCCCACCGCTCCGGCCAGCCAGCCGCCGCGCGACAGGGTAGCCAGCAGCGCGGCCGCGATCGCCAGCAGCAGCGCCGACAACCCGATTCGCCGGTTCACCCCGGCTGCGGCAAGGGCGAGGGCCAGGGCCAGCGGCAGTCCTCTTTCGAGCACCAGCGCCAAGCCGTTCGGCGAGCCCCAAGGCCCGCGCAGGCGGGCCAACTGACCGTCGGCGAAGAATTCGATTCCGCCCGAGAGCAGCGCCAGCACCGCGGCGATGCCGGCGGCCCCGGCAACCGCGCCGGCCAGCAGCAACCGGCGGCGGCCGGCCAGGTAGGTGGCGATCAGGCAGCCGAGCCACAGGGGCTCCAGCACCAGCAGACGCAGGCCGCGGACGGCCACCTTGGGGTAATCGGCCGCCGCGGTTGCGGCCAAGGCGGCACCCAAGAAAAGCAGCAAGAGAGGCAGGTGCCGACTCGCGATTCCGAACTCGACGCGGCCGAGCAGGGTCGCCCGCACCCCCCAGGCCCCGGTCAATGCGGCCAACCCCAGTTCGCCGGGGTTCAGGTGCAGCGGACCCAGCGGGACGGCGACCGGCGCCAGCAGCCAGCCGGCAACGGTCACTGTCGCCAGCGCCGCCGGCGCCGCCGTGCCCAGCAACCCCAGCGCCGCCAGACTGGCAAGACGAATCCAGAACCAGGGATCCCCCGGCCCCGCGGCGGGAATCGTTGCCACGAGGGTCAACAGAACCGCGGCCAGCAACAGGGCGGGGGCATCGGCGATTTGCACCCGTTCGATGACCGGGCGCCAGCGCCAGCGCCCGGACCACCAGTTCAGCAGCGACCCGAGTGCGAGCGCCGCTCCGGCGGCGGCAGCGGCGGTGCCGAGCCAGATCGGCCAGCGCGGCGCAGGTTCGCCGGCGATGGCAGCCCGGATCATTACCAGCTCGCCGGCCGAATCGGGCGCGCGGGCTCCGACTACTTCCAGGGTCATGCGGTGCAGGCCCGACGGGAGACCGGACGCCAGCGGCACGGCCGCGAATCCACTCTCGGTTGCATAAAGATCGAGTCGCGCGACCCCGCCGGCGGACTTAGGCACCAGATCGGCACGCGCGTCGGACCCGTCAATCCAGATCCGAGCCATTCCGCTGCCGGGACCCTCGAGGATCTCCAGGTCGATCGCGCTGCCCCGGAATTCGAGTTCGGCGCGGGCTCCGGGCTGGCCGCTGAACAACACCCGATCGAATCCGAGCTGGCCCGCCTCCCAGGGCCCGGACAGCTCCCACCCGGGACCATCGACCGGCAGCCGGTAGACGTTGGCGCTGCGGGGTTCCCCGCGGTCATCCCAGTAGAAGAGATAGGAAAACGCGCTGATTAACGCGGCCAGGCCCAGGAGGGCCAGCAGAATCGTCCGGGCCCCGGCCGAAGGGCCGCCAAGCGCGCGCTGGCCGGGCTTCAGGAACCTAGCTGGCTGGCGAGAAACTCAAGGCTTTCGCCGGCCGCGATGGCCGGATCGAGCGGCGAATAGTCCTGCTCGACCACCAGCCAGCCGCGGTAGTCGGATTCGGACAGCAGCGCTACAACCTCGCCGATCGCGCATTCACCCTGACCCAGCGGGGTGAACACGCCGTCGAGACTTGCCTCGCGAAAGCTGAGGCCGGCGTCGACGGAATCTTCCAGGACCTGGGCGTCGACGTCTTTGAGGTGAACGTAGGCGATCCGCTCGAGGTTTGTTTCGAAAAAGGCCAGCGGGTCGATTCCACCGTAAAGCAGCTGCCCGGTGTCGGGGGCCAGCGCCACGGTCTCGGGGTCGGTGCGGTCAATCAGGGCGTCGCACTCCTCCTGAGTCTCCACGAACGTTCCGGCGTGGTTGTGGAAGCCCAGCCGAAGGCCGAATTCCTCGGCCAGGAACTCGCCCGCCAGCGACAGGCCCTCCCCCAGGTAACCCCACTGCCAGTCGGTGAGGCCGTCGGCGCGGCCTTCGGGGAAATGGCCGGCGGTGGCAAAGCGGTGCGGCGATCCGGTCTGGGCGGCGACTATGAATCCGGCACCGCAGTCGGCGTAGCGCTCGGCCACCGCGCGCAGCGCGTCGAACTCCCGCTGCCGCCAGTCTGGATCGAACCAGTTGGCGGCAAAGTATCCGCCGGTCAGTTCGAGTTCGGTATCGGCCAGCAGACTGGCCATCGCGCGCGGTTGGTCGAAGAACTCGCGCATCCCCTCGATGCCGGCGTAGCCCAGCTCGGCTACGATTTCCGCAATCTCGGCGTACGGGGCCGAGCGCGGCCAAAGCGACGGGTTTATGCCGATTCGCACGCCCGCGTCCGGCGTCGGCCTAGATGAACGCCGGCAGGATGAGCCCGATCACCATAGCCGCAGCCACCGCGATGCTGATGACGTACCAGATCACCCTGACGTTCAGGACCCGACGCCGCAGGCGCCGCAGGCGCAGGAAGCGCGGACGCTGGTCGTGGAGTTGTTTTGATGCCATGAATTCTTCCTAACCTGGCTGACGCTGCGGCGATCCCTGGTAGCCGCCCGATTCGGCCGCGGCCACCGGCCCGCGCCCGCGGCCGGCAATGGTGAGCAGGATGAAGCCGCAGCCGCCGGCCAGCAGCGAGCCGCCCAGAATCCCCACCTTGGCCATGTCCAGCAGCTGCGCGTCGGCAAACGCCAGCTGGGCGATGAAAAGCGACATCGTGAACCCGATTCCGGCCAGCAGCCCGATCCCGGCGAACTGGGTCCAGCTGACTCCGTAGGGGGCCGTCGCAAGCCCGCTGCGGATCGCCAGGAACGAGCCCAGCAGGACCCCGGCCGGTTTGCCGACGAACAACCCCAGGACGATCCCCAGCGGGATTCCGGCCAGGGCCATATCGGGCGAGAGCGTAAGGGCCACGCCGGCGTTGGCGAACGCAAAGACCGGAACGATGAAGAAAGTGCTCCAGGGATGCAGCGCCGACTCCAGTTTCTGCAGCGGGGGCTGCGATTCGCCGACCACCCGGACTATCGCGTTAAGCGACGCCTGCTGATCGCGGCTGGTCATGACCGTTCGGCCCATCTCGGTTTCGCGCTCGAACACGCCCAGCGCCTCGCGGGCGCCGGCCAGGAAGCTGTCCGGGCCGATCCGGACGCTGGACGGGATCGTCATCGCCGCCAGCACGCCGGCGACGGTGGCGTGGACGCCGGAAAGCTCTACCGCGTACCACATCGGAACTGCCAGCAGGAGATAGGCCATTCCCGATCGCACGTTCAGGAACCAGAGCACCCACATGCCGAACCAGAGCAACGCCGCCCAGCCCAGCGCCGCGATGTTGATGTCGCCGGTGTAGAAGATCGCGATCACCAGCACCGCGCCCAGGTCATCCACGATCGCTACCGCGACCAGGAAAACCTTCAAGGCGGCCGGGACTCGCCGTCCCAGCAACGCCAACACGCCGATGGCGAAGGCGATGTCGGTCGCCATGGGAATCCCCCAGCCCGACGAACCCACCCCGGTGGCGTTGAAACCGGCGTAGATCGAGGCCGGGATCAGCATTCCGCCGATTGCCGCCACGATCGGCAGCATTGCCCGCTTGGGACTGCGGAGCTCGCCGGTTGTAAATTCCCGCTTGAGCTCCAGGCCGACGACGAAAAAGAAGATCGCCATCAGGGCGTCGTTCACCCAGAAATGCAGGTCCTCTTTGAGGGCGAAGTCGCCGAAGGAGAACCCGATCTTTAGATGGAGGAGATCGAAATAGGCCTCCGACCACTGTGAATTTGCCCAGACCAGCGCCAGGACCGCCACCAGCACCAGAACAATGCCGCCCGAGGCCTCCAGGTGGGCGAATCTTTGAACCGAACCCGCGACCCGCTCAATCGCCCCGGTCTGCGACATCGGGTGCACCGCGGCAAACCTTCGTAGCCACCTCACGGCGAACCCTCCCGCGCGGCGCGCGGTCGCGCCGGCAGAGCAGCAGCAGGGGTGGAGTGGGCGGGCATGTGTGGCAATTTTCGCCGACGCGGTTTTCCCCGCCATAATTTCAGGCGCGCCCACGCTTCCGTGAACGCATCCTGAAAGGCCCGTTCGAAAGCATGCCGACAGCGGTACCCGAGACCCGATTCGGGCCGCGCAAGCCGCCCTGGCTGAAAGTCCGGCTACCGCTGCCCTCGCAGAGCGAACCGCTGCTCAAGACGGTTCGCCGCTACGGACTGGAAACGGTCTGCCGCGAGGCCCGCTGCCCTAACGCGATGGACTGCCACGCCCGCGGCACGGCCACGTTCATGATCCTGGGCGCCATCTGCACCCGCGCCTGCCGGTTCTGTGCGGTCACCTCCGGGCGACCCGAACCGGTCGATCCGCTGGAGCCGGCCCGACTGGCCCTTGCGGTCCGCGAACTGGATCTGAAGCACTGCGTGATCACCTCGGTCGACCGCGACGATTTGCCCGATTTCGGGGCCGGCCACTTCGCCGCCTGCATCCGGGCGGTCCGCAGGCAGTGCCCGGAAACGGCGATCGAGGTCCTGACCCCGGACTTCCAGGGCGACCCCGACTCGATCGCCACGGTTGTGGAGGCCGCCCCCGACGTCTACAACCACAACCTCGAGACCGTACCGCGGCTCGCGCCGCGGATCCGCCCCAAGGCCAAATACGAGCAATCGCTCGAGCTGCTGGCCCGGGTCAAGCGCCTTGACCCGGCGATGACCACCAAGTCCGGAATCATGGTCGGTCTGGGCGAACGCGACGACGAGGTCCGAGCGGTCATGGCCGACATGCGGCGCCACGACATCGACATCCTCACGATCGGCCAGTACTTGCGGCCATCGCCCAAACACGCCGCGGTTGAGCGGTACGTCCACCCGCGTGAATTTGCGGCCTGGTCACGACATGGCCGCGAACTCGGGTTTCGGCACGCGTTTTGCGGACCGCTGGTCCGCAGTTCCTTCCACGCCGGGGAGGTTTACGAGCAGGCCGCCGCCGCGCCGGCGTAGAAGGACATTCCCCGGTCTAGAACTCGAATTCGCGGACCGGGCGGGAGCCGGGACGGCCGATCTTTATCGGGTCCGGCGGGTCGAACGACTCGTCAGCGCCCCACGGCAACTCCGGGCTGCCGCCGGCAAGTTCGCCGACGCCCTTGAGTCCGGAGAGCTTTTCGGCCCCGGCGATCGCCTCGGCGTCGCCGCCGTAGTACTCGAACCAGGGCATGCCGGCCGCGGTGTATTCCTTGGCGGTCGGCGGCCGGGTGGGCGGGAGCTCGCCGGTCAATGCCATCCACTGGCCGGAATTTGCAATGCTTACGAAACACCGGCTGGAGTGGCGCTGGTCCCAGGCGTCGAGCCCGTAGGGGTCCTCGTAGATCTCCTGCCGCATCCTCCCGCCGGGCGCCAGCCCCATCTCCGCGTCACCGTACGCAGCCAGCGGCATCGCCAGACAATCAACCCGATGCTTGCTAGCCATTGCTTCGTAGCGATCGCGCTTCATCGGATAGGCGATTACCTGCAGGCCGCCGTGCTCGGCCAGGCCGGTTAGCTGTTCCTCGGCCGTGTAGCCCTTCCCCAACGGCATGGCGACGAATTGTCGGATCAGACCTTGCTCGACGCAGTAGCCGTCCAGCCAGGGCTGCTCCGGCACCACCACGTAGTCCTGCGGGTCTAGGTTCAGGTGATTGACCCACGCATCGCCGGAGACCGCGCAGACCTTGCCGGTGGCGATCTTCAGCGCGAACGGGTAGCCGCCCGGGGCATCGAAATTGATCCACATCGCCTCGGCCTGGTGCATGGGCATAAGTACTCCGCCGCGCCGCCGCCAGTGTTCCGGCAGCCGCGCCGCGTGATCGTCAAGGTGCTGCAGCGGGAAGCGCTCGAAACCCGGCGGCAGCGGGTATTCGCGCCCGTCGTCGGGGATCCGCAGAGTCCGGATGAGCTCCAGCGTGCACACCGCGTCCGGATGGACGTCTGGAAAGTCGAAACGCAATCGGTTCTTGTGCAGGGTGATCATGGATATTCCTTTTTCCACATCAATCGGTTACCAGTCGCCGTCGCGCACCTCGCGCACCACATGCAGAATCGCGTCGTCCGGCGCCGCCTTCAAGTCCCGCAGCAGCTGCGCAAACAGTTGCGGGCGGAGGCGAATGATCTCCTGCAGGTCGGCCGAAACCTTGCCCGCCAGGGCCAGGTAGACGTCCGGGTCTATACCCAGTTCACCGGCCAGGCGCAGGGTGGTCGCCTCCGATGGCGGAGAGACGTCGCCGCGTTCGATCTTGCTCAGGTAGGCGGGTTCGATCCCGATCCTCTGCGCCACCTGGCGGAGCGAGAACCGCCGGTCACCGGCGCGCAACTGTTCGCGTCGGTGGCGGGTTGTAGTGCCAAAGTGCGTCATGTGTCATACATAGTACACATTCGATGCCCCAATTTCAAGCCCGTGCATTTGCCCTCCCTTGGGACAAAGACCGGCTCACGGTCTCTCAACTCCTCCGCAAGGCCGGTTAAGTGGAAAGTTTCAGTTCCAATGCCGGGGCAGGATCGGTGGTCCCGAACCTAGCTGGTCGGCGATCCAGCCATCGATCGCCACTCCGTCAAGGTAGTTCGAATCGGCCGACTGGTAACTGCTCGCCGGGCCCGCAATCGCCGCGATCAGCGGTGCCAGGGCGCTCTCGTCGCGATCCGAGCCGGCCGGGCCGGACACGATCAGGGCCGGTGCCGACACCTGCGGGGCGAATCGCATTAGATCGAAATTGGCCAGGGTCAGCTCAACGCTGGCGCGGCGGCCCGGGAAGCGCCGCAGGTAGTCGTTGTACTCCTCGAGCGGATAGGCGCGGGTCCGAGCGGATCGCCCGAGGGGATCGAAGAACAGCTCGGGGCTGCAGACCAGGCAGGTGGCCATTCCGGTCAGCGCCACGGACTGCAAGGCCAGGTCGTTCCCGACCGTCACCAGGCGGTCGGGGTCGACTTCGGGCCGCCCGGACAGGAACTGGAGCCCGCGCGCGGCGTCGGCGACAACGTCGCGGAAGAGGTAACGTTCGGGGCTCTCGATCCCGCGGGTCAGCAGGCCGGGAAACATCACCGCGAGCGGGCTGTCGGCGGTGCGCTGGCCGCGGTGGGCCAGCGAAAAAGTCACGAAGCGCGACCGCACCTCGTTGGCCGTGCCCTGGGGAATAATCTCCTGGACGCTGCCGTAGGGAGGGGTCCAGTAGATCGTGGGAAAGGGGCCCTCGCCCCTGGGGACGCTCAGGTAACCGAACAGTCGGTAGGGCCCGACGCCGGTCAGGCGTACCCCGAAGAGGCGCGCGAATTCGGTTTCGCGCAAGGGGATTTCAAACGACTCCGGCGCGGCCGGAGTTTCGGCAAGCCGGCCCATTACCGAGTCCCAGTAGGGCTCGAACCCTACGGCGGGTTCGGTCATCGCCGAGCTTCCGGTTCGAGGCGCTCGGCCAGGAATTGGGCCGCAATCTGATCGTGTTCGTGACGGCCGGCGCTGTGGCCCTGATCGGGGTAGGCGTAAAGCCGTTTATCGGAAGCGGCGATGTCGCGAAAGACCGCATAACCGGTCTCGGGCGGGCAGACGTTGTCGCGGAGCCCGATATTCATGATCAACGGGCAGGTGATCGACGGCGCAAAGTTCAGGCAGTCAAAGTAGGCGAGCGTCCGCTCGACCCGCCGCCGGCGCTGCGGATACAGCCGCAGGTAGTCGGAAATCTCGCGGTACGGATAGCTGCTGGTCAGTTCGGTCGCGTCAAGCATGCCAACCAGGAACGGGGCCCCTACCGAGGCGGCCCGGACCTGGGGCCGGCGGGCCGCGGTGCAAAGCGCGAGCGCCCCGCCCTGGCTGGACCCGGCAACGCCCAGGCGCCCTTCATCCACTTCCGGCCGGGCGCTGAGGAAGTCGATGCCGCGCCAGGCGTCGACGTAAAAGCCGCGGTACGAATAGGTATTGCGGTCGACAATTCCATGGGTAAGCAGGCCCGGATATCCGGGGTCGAACTGGGACCGCGCGCGGAGCTTGCCGCGCGGGGCAACGGCCAGCGCCGCGTAACCAAGACGCGCCCATTCCTTGGGAACGGCCGGATCGCTTTTGTAGCCGGGCACCTTCAGCAAGCCCGGAAATGGCCCCTCGACGTTGGCCGGCAGGCAATACCAGGCCGCAACCCTGACCCGGTCGATGCTGGTGTAGAAGGCCTGGTAGACAGTGACCTCCGCGTCCGACCGCAGCCGGTCCCGCACCAGTTGCGGCGCCAGACCGATTTCGCGGGCCTGGGCCTCGACATCCCGCCAGAAACGGCCGAAGTCCGAAGGTCTTTCGGTGGAGCAGGCGTAGTCGGGGTCTACAAAGTGCGCCATGACCGCTGGCCTGCGACCCCTGGTTGCTGCCGGATTCGGGCCATTGTACGTGGACTCCCGGAGCGGTTCGCCCCCGCCGGGAATTCGGACTGATGGGCCGAATCTCCAGAATTAAGCTTGAATGCACGGGGTCGCCAGACCCCGCAGAGTGGAATCGGGCAAGCAGCAAAAGGCGATCCATGAGCGTAGAGAACGTCGACATGCTCGGGATGACGCCGAGCCTGCGCGGCCGCGATCGACGCGCCCTACCCGGACGCGAGACCGTCCTCGGGATGTACCAGCGGATGATGTTGATTCGGCGTTTCGAGGAAGTCGCCGAGGACATGTTTCGGCAGGCGCGTATGCGCGGCGCGTTGCACTTCTATATAGGTGAGGAAGCTTCCGGCGTCGGGGTCTGCGCGGCCCTGCGCGACAGCGACTTCATTACCTCCACGCACCGCGGCCACGGCCACTGCATAGCCAAGGGCGGCCAGGTCGACCGGATGATGGCCGAATTGTTCGGCCGCTCCACCGGCTATTGCGGGGGCAAGGGCGGGTCGATGCATATCGCCGACCTGGACATTGGGATCCTGGGTGCTAACGGGATCGTCGGCGCGGGCATCCCGATCGCCGCCGGGGCCGGACTGGGCTCCAAACTGCGCGGCGAGGACGCGGTGACGGTCTGCTTCTTCGGGGACGGCGCCGGACCGACCGGGGCCTTCCACGAGGGGGTCAACTTCGCCGCCGTACAGAAGCTTCCGGTCATATACGTCTGCGAGAACAACCAATACGGAATGGCCACCCGGGCCGACCAGGCCAACGCCGGCCCCAGCATCGCCGGGCGCGGCGATGCCTACGGAATCCCCGGCGTGGTAGTCGACGGCCAGGACGTGATCGCGGTCTACGAAGCGGCCTCCGAAGCGGTCGCGCGCGCCCGCGCCGGGGCCGGGCCGACCCTGATCGAGTCGTTCACCTATCGCTACAAGGGCCACACCGTGCACGACATGGCCGGGTACCGCTCGCGGGAAGAACTCGAGGAGTGGATGCAGCGCGATCCGATCTACCGCTTCCGCACCGAACTGACCGACTTTGCCGGCATTGCCGGCGAGGAGTTGGACGCAATCGACGCCGAGGTTGAGGCCGAGGTCGCGGCCGCGGTCGAATTCGCCGAGTCCAGCCCCTTCCCGGACGTTGCGGCGATCGAAGAAGACGTATACGCGAGCTGATAACCCATGGCCATTGCACAACCAACCGCTGTCGATGCTGGGGAATCCAGCGATCGCCAGATCTATTTCAATCAGGCCCTCAACGAGGCTCTCGACGAGGAGCTGGCCCGCGACGAGCGGGTGTTCGTGCTCGGCGAGGAGATCGGGGTCTGGGGCGGCGCCTACAAGGTGACCGCCGACCTGCTGGACAAGTACGGTCCCGAACGCATCGTCGACA
It includes:
- a CDS encoding thiamine pyrophosphate-dependent dehydrogenase E1 component subunit alpha, with translation MTPSLRGRDRRALPGRETVLGMYQRMMLIRRFEEVAEDMFRQARMRGALHFYIGEEASGVGVCAALRDSDFITSTHRGHGHCIAKGGQVDRMMAELFGRSTGYCGGKGGSMHIADLDIGILGANGIVGAGIPIAAGAGLGSKLRGEDAVTVCFFGDGAGPTGAFHEGVNFAAVQKLPVIYVCENNQYGMATRADQANAGPSIAGRGDAYGIPGVVVDGQDVIAVYEAASEAVARARAGAGPTLIESFTYRYKGHTVHDMAGYRSREELEEWMQRDPIYRFRTELTDFAGIAGEELDAIDAEVEAEVAAAVEFAESSPFPDVAAIEEDVYAS
- the lipA gene encoding lipoyl synthase, with protein sequence MPTAVPETRFGPRKPPWLKVRLPLPSQSEPLLKTVRRYGLETVCREARCPNAMDCHARGTATFMILGAICTRACRFCAVTSGRPEPVDPLEPARLALAVRELDLKHCVITSVDRDDLPDFGAGHFAACIRAVRRQCPETAIEVLTPDFQGDPDSIATVVEAAPDVYNHNLETVPRLAPRIRPKAKYEQSLELLARVKRLDPAMTTKSGIMVGLGERDDEVRAVMADMRRHDIDILTIGQYLRPSPKHAAVERYVHPREFAAWSRHGRELGFRHAFCGPLVRSSFHAGEVYEQAAAAPA
- a CDS encoding acetylxylan esterase, with protein sequence MAHFVDPDYACSTERPSDFGRFWRDVEAQAREIGLAPQLVRDRLRSDAEVTVYQAFYTSIDRVRVAAWYCLPANVEGPFPGLLKVPGYKSDPAVPKEWARLGYAALAVAPRGKLRARSQFDPGYPGLLTHGIVDRNTYSYRGFYVDAWRGIDFLSARPEVDEGRLGVAGSSQGGALALCTAARRPQVRAASVGAPFLVGMLDATELTSSYPYREISDYLRLYPQRRRRVERTLAYFDCLNFAPSITCPLIMNIGLRDNVCPPETGYAVFRDIAASDKRLYAYPDQGHSAGRHEHDQIAAQFLAERLEPEARR
- a CDS encoding O-antigen ligase family protein — encoded protein: MLFSGQPGARAELEFRGSAIDLEILEGPGSGMARIWIDGSDARADLVPKSAGGVARLDLYATESGFAAVPLASGLPSGLHRMTLEVVGARAPDSAGELVMIRAAIAGEPAPRWPIWLGTAAAAAGAALALGSLLNWWSGRWRWRPVIERVQIADAPALLLAAVLLTLVATIPAAGPGDPWFWIRLASLAALGLLGTAAPAALATVTVAGWLLAPVAVPLGPLHLNPGELGLAALTGAWGVRATLLGRVEFGIASRHLPLLLLFLGAALAATAAADYPKVAVRGLRLLVLEPLWLGCLIATYLAGRRRLLLAGAVAGAAGIAAVLALLSGGIEFFADGQLARLRGPWGSPNGLALVLERGLPLALALALAAAGVNRRIGLSALLLAIAAALLATLSRGGWLAGAVGAAALAQLAWGAARPFLGRWLAPLVGLAVGIGLVISALAGFGADTLDVRLRLWGSAALMAGDNLWLGVGPDNFLYRLPDYLDPQMWREPNLSHPHNLLLDAWLSLGVAGVAALALLLTRSVSVIARGLTARSGALFWADAGILAAMAAGVVHGLLDNFYFRPELAAFFWLFFAYSLAVERDPLGDRREGLPGDPAVG
- the nhaA gene encoding Na+/H+ antiporter NhaA; translation: MSQTGAIERVAGSVQRFAHLEASGGIVLVLVAVLALVWANSQWSEAYFDLLHLKIGFSFGDFALKEDLHFWVNDALMAIFFFVVGLELKREFTTGELRSPKRAMLPIVAAIGGMLIPASIYAGFNATGVGSSGWGIPMATDIAFAIGVLALLGRRVPAALKVFLVAVAIVDDLGAVLVIAIFYTGDINIAALGWAALLWFGMWVLWFLNVRSGMAYLLLAVPMWYAVELSGVHATVAGVLAAMTIPSSVRIGPDSFLAGAREALGVFERETEMGRTVMTSRDQQASLNAIVRVVGESQPPLQKLESALHPWSTFFIVPVFAFANAGVALTLSPDMALAGIPLGIVLGLFVGKPAGVLLGSFLAIRSGLATAPYGVSWTQFAGIGLLAGIGFTMSLFIAQLAFADAQLLDMAKVGILGGSLLAGGCGFILLTIAGRGRGPVAAAESGGYQGSPQRQPG
- a CDS encoding TIM barrel protein → MRIGINPSLWPRSAPYAEIAEIVAELGYAGIEGMREFFDQPRAMASLLADTELELTGGYFAANWFDPDWRQREFDALRAVAERYADCGAGFIVAAQTGSPHRFATAGHFPEGRADGLTDWQWGYLGEGLSLAGEFLAEEFGLRLGFHNHAGTFVETQEECDALIDRTDPETVALAPDTGQLLYGGIDPLAFFETNLERIAYVHLKDVDAQVLEDSVDAGLSFREASLDGVFTPLGQGECAIGEVVALLSESDYRGWLVVEQDYSPLDPAIAAGESLEFLASQLGS
- a CDS encoding acetylxylan esterase; protein product: MTEPAVGFEPYWDSVMGRLAETPAAPESFEIPLRETEFARLFGVRLTGVGPYRLFGYLSVPRGEGPFPTIYWTPPYGSVQEIIPQGTANEVRSRFVTFSLAHRGQRTADSPLAVMFPGLLTRGIESPERYLFRDVVADAARGLQFLSGRPEVDPDRLVTVGNDLALQSVALTGMATCLVCSPELFFDPLGRSARTRAYPLEEYNDYLRRFPGRRASVELTLANFDLMRFAPQVSAPALIVSGPAGSDRDESALAPLIAAIAGPASSYQSADSNYLDGVAIDGWIADQLGSGPPILPRHWN
- a CDS encoding helix-turn-helix transcriptional regulator; its protein translation is MTHFGTTTRHRREQLRAGDRRFSLRQVAQRIGIEPAYLSKIERGDVSPPSEATTLRLAGELGIDPDVYLALAGKVSADLQEIIRLRPQLFAQLLRDLKAAPDDAILHVVREVRDGDW